DNA from Chloroflexota bacterium:
TTTGTCAGCGCATCAGAGAATTTACGGACATACCAATAGTTATGCTAACTGCTAAGGTGGAAGATGCGGATAAAGTAAAGGGGCTAAAACTGGGTGCCGATGACTACATCACCAAACCCTTCAATGTAGAAGAACTGCTGGCCAGAATTGAAGCAGTGCTTCGTCGTGCCAAACCTTCTGAAGAAGCCACGGCTCTACGCAGCTTCACTTGCGGAGACGTCACGGTTGACTTTATGCAACGTAGAGTAACCGTTAAGGGGCAGGAAGTAGCACTGACATTGACGGAATACAAACTTCTATCTCAACTGGTGACCAATGCGGGGCGAATGATGTTCCACGGTGAACTACTGACGAAAGTC
Protein-coding regions in this window:
- a CDS encoding response regulator transcription factor gives rise to the protein MTRKPKILLVDDDPQLIKLVNSNLKTVGYEVLLAMDALSAIDIIDREMPDMVILDIMLPGIDGYGLCQRIREFTDIPIVMLTAKVEDADKVKGLKLGADDYITKPFNVEELLARIEAVLRRAKPSEEATALRSFTCGDVTVDFMQRRVTVKGQEVALTLTEYKLLSQLVTNAGRMMFHGELLTKVWGPEYINELEYLRAYIRHLRRKIEDDPHHPKYILSKPGIGYIFTKAI